Proteins from one Pseudomonas sp. KBS0710 genomic window:
- a CDS encoding DEAD/DEAH box helicase, with protein sequence MTFATLGLIEPLLRALETLGYQTPTPVQAQAIPAVLAGRDLMAAAQTGTGKTAGFALPLLQLLTMEGPKVAANSARALILCPTRELAEQVHASVAEYAQHLPLTTYAVYGGVSINPQMMKLRKGVDILVATPGRLIDLFRQNALKLNQLQTLVLDEADRMLDLGFSEELANIYRMLPKKRQTLLFSATFSDEIRQLAGQMLNDPLSIEVSPRNVAASTVKQWVVPVDKKRKPELFVHLMRKGRWKQVLVFAKTRNGVDALVDKLQGLGINADGIHGDKPQATRQRALDRFKSSDVQILVATDVAARGLDIEDLPLVVNFDLPIVAEDYIHRIGRTGRAGNTGEAISLVCADEVNMLSAIEMLTRQTLTRKMEPDFEPEHRVPDTDASGQVVKKPKKPKKPKASGGGGGKRNLGKWVDSGDVAPAEPSIKPVRKVPVFNTGPRKKK encoded by the coding sequence ATGACTTTCGCCACACTTGGCCTGATCGAACCCTTGCTGCGCGCCCTTGAGACGCTTGGCTACCAGACCCCGACGCCGGTGCAGGCGCAAGCCATTCCGGCGGTGCTGGCCGGTCGCGACCTGATGGCCGCGGCCCAGACCGGCACCGGCAAGACCGCAGGTTTCGCCCTGCCGCTCCTGCAGTTGCTGACCATGGAAGGGCCGAAAGTCGCTGCCAACTCGGCGCGTGCGCTGATCCTGTGCCCGACCCGCGAGCTGGCCGAGCAGGTTCACGCCAGCGTCGCCGAGTACGCGCAACACCTGCCGCTGACCACTTACGCGGTGTACGGCGGCGTGAGCATCAACCCGCAGATGATGAAGCTGCGCAAGGGCGTCGACATTCTGGTCGCCACGCCTGGCCGCCTGATCGACCTGTTCCGCCAGAACGCGCTGAAACTCAACCAGCTGCAAACCCTGGTGCTGGACGAAGCCGACCGCATGCTCGACCTGGGCTTCTCCGAAGAGCTGGCGAACATTTACCGCATGCTGCCGAAAAAGCGCCAGACGCTGCTGTTCTCCGCGACCTTCTCCGATGAAATCCGCCAACTGGCCGGGCAGATGCTCAACGACCCGCTGAGCATCGAAGTGAGCCCGCGCAACGTCGCTGCCAGCACCGTGAAGCAGTGGGTGGTGCCGGTGGACAAGAAGCGCAAGCCGGAGCTGTTCGTGCACTTGATGCGCAAAGGTCGCTGGAAACAAGTGCTGGTGTTCGCCAAGACCCGTAACGGCGTGGACGCGCTGGTGGATAAGTTGCAGGGCCTGGGCATCAATGCCGATGGCATCCATGGCGACAAACCCCAAGCGACCCGCCAACGCGCGCTGGACCGTTTCAAATCCAGCGACGTGCAGATTCTGGTGGCCACCGACGTGGCGGCCCGTGGCCTGGATATCGAAGACTTGCCGCTGGTGGTCAACTTTGACCTGCCGATCGTGGCTGAAGACTACATCCACCGAATCGGCCGTACCGGCCGGGCGGGTAACACCGGCGAGGCGATTTCGCTGGTGTGTGCCGATGAAGTGAACATGCTGTCGGCCATCGAGATGCTCACGCGTCAGACGCTGACCCGCAAGATGGAGCCGGATTTTGAACCGGAGCACCGCGTGCCGGACACCGATGCCAGCGGGCAGGTGGTGAAGAAGCCGAAAAAGCCCAAGAAACCTAAAGCTTCGGGCGGCGGCGGCGGCAAGCGCAATTTGGGTAAGTGGGTGGACAGTGGCGATGTGGCGCCGGCTGAGCCTTCGATTAAACCGGTGCGCAAAGTGCCGGTGTTTAACACTGGGCCGCGTAAGAAGAAGTAA
- a CDS encoding TIGR03862 family flavoprotein, which produces MPQTPSQHVTIIGGGPAGLMAAEVLSQAGVRVDVYDGMPSVGRKFLLAGVGGMNITHSEAYPAFLSRYAERAPQMAPLLRAFGSDALCEWIHGLGIETFVGTSGRVFPTDMKAAPLLRAWLKRLRDQGVVIHTRHRWLGWTVDGGLLIHSPDGDKTVHSDAVLLALGGGSWSRLGSDGAWLKLLEDKGVPYTALQPSNCGFEVSGWSELMVSKFAGAPLKNVAIGLGDDKPRLGECVVTAMGIEGSLIYALSAPIRETINRNGSATVHIDLLPSKPLDKVQAALAKPRGSRSMSKHLHSQLGLDRVKAALLRELAPAEHFNDPAQLAVDIKALPLTLVKTRPMDEAISTAGGVPFEALDERLMLKQLPGVFCAGEMLDWEAPTGGYLLTGCFASGRMAGRGVLEWLKR; this is translated from the coding sequence ATGCCTCAGACCCCTTCCCAACACGTCACTATTATCGGCGGCGGCCCTGCCGGGCTGATGGCCGCTGAGGTCTTGAGCCAGGCGGGCGTACGGGTGGACGTGTACGACGGCATGCCTTCGGTGGGGCGCAAGTTCCTGCTGGCGGGCGTGGGCGGCATGAACATCACCCACTCCGAGGCGTACCCGGCGTTCCTGTCGCGCTATGCCGAGCGCGCACCACAGATGGCGCCGCTGTTGCGGGCGTTTGGTAGCGACGCCTTGTGCGAATGGATTCATGGCCTGGGCATCGAGACCTTTGTCGGCACCTCCGGCCGCGTATTCCCCACCGACATGAAAGCCGCCCCACTGCTGCGCGCCTGGCTCAAGCGCCTGCGCGACCAAGGCGTGGTTATCCACACCCGGCATCGCTGGCTGGGCTGGACCGTCGACGGCGGTTTACTTATCCACAGCCCGGACGGCGATAAAACTGTCCACAGCGATGCGGTGTTGTTGGCCTTGGGCGGCGGCAGTTGGTCGCGCCTGGGCTCCGACGGTGCCTGGCTCAAGTTGCTGGAAGATAAAGGCGTGCCTTACACCGCGCTGCAACCGAGCAATTGCGGCTTCGAAGTGTCGGGCTGGAGTGAGCTGATGGTCAGCAAATTCGCCGGCGCACCGTTGAAAAACGTCGCCATCGGCCTCGGGGATGACAAACCTCGGTTGGGCGAATGCGTGGTCACCGCTATGGGCATCGAGGGCAGTTTGATCTACGCGCTGTCGGCGCCGATTCGTGAAACGATCAACCGTAATGGCTCAGCGACGGTGCATATCGACCTGCTGCCGAGCAAGCCACTGGACAAGGTACAAGCCGCCTTGGCCAAGCCCCGTGGCTCGCGATCGATGAGCAAGCATTTGCACAGTCAGTTGGGTCTGGATAGGGTCAAAGCGGCGCTGTTGCGTGAATTGGCGCCAGCTGAACACTTTAATGATCCGGCGCAATTGGCGGTGGATATCAAGGCGCTGCCGCTGACACTGGTAAAGACACGGCCGATGGATGAGGCGATCAGCACGGCGGGCGGTGTGCCGTTTGAAGCGCTGGATGAGCGCTTGATGCTCAAGCAATTGCCCGGCGTGTTCTGCGCGGGGGAGATGCTGGATTGGGAGGCGCCGACCGGCGGGTACTTGCTGACGGGGTGTTTTGCCAGTGGGCGGATGGCTGGGCGGGGCGTGTTGGAGTGGCTTAAGCGCTGA
- a CDS encoding histone deacetylase — MPLPLIYHDDYSPEFPADHRFPMDKFRLLRDHLVDSGLTQDSHLLRPEVCPAEILALAHEPGYIERYMSGELSREDQRRLGLPWNEALARRTVRAVGGSILAAEKALEHGLACHLAGGTHHAHYDYPAGFCIFNDLAVISHYLLASGRVNRVLIFDCDVHQGDGTARILHDTPDAITVSLHCEKNFPARKAQSDWDIPLPMGMGDADYLKVVDDALNYLLPLYQPDLVLYDAGVDVHKDDALGYLKLTDAGVAARDESVMRHCLGRDIPVMGVIGGGYSKDRPALARRHGILHHSAQRVWASSGCH; from the coding sequence ATGCCTTTGCCATTGATCTACCACGATGACTACAGCCCTGAGTTCCCGGCGGACCACCGGTTCCCCATGGACAAATTCCGCCTGTTGCGTGACCACCTGGTGGACAGCGGCCTGACCCAGGACAGCCACTTGCTGCGACCCGAGGTCTGCCCCGCCGAGATTCTGGCCCTGGCCCATGAACCTGGGTATATCGAGCGCTACATGAGCGGCGAATTATCGCGCGAAGACCAACGCCGCCTCGGCCTGCCCTGGAACGAAGCCCTGGCGCGGCGCACCGTGCGTGCAGTCGGTGGCTCAATTCTCGCAGCAGAAAAAGCCCTGGAACACGGCCTGGCCTGCCACCTGGCGGGCGGCACGCACCACGCCCATTACGACTACCCGGCGGGCTTTTGCATCTTCAATGACCTGGCGGTGATCAGCCATTACCTGCTGGCCAGCGGGCGGGTCAACCGCGTGCTGATCTTCGACTGCGACGTACACCAGGGCGACGGCACCGCGCGCATCCTGCACGACACGCCGGACGCCATCACGGTGTCGCTGCACTGCGAAAAGAACTTCCCGGCGCGCAAGGCCCAGAGCGACTGGGACATTCCGCTGCCCATGGGCATGGGCGATGCCGACTACCTCAAGGTGGTCGACGACGCACTCAACTATCTGTTGCCGCTGTACCAGCCCGACCTTGTGCTGTACGACGCGGGGGTGGATGTGCACAAGGACGACGCCCTCGGTTACCTCAAGCTGACAGACGCAGGTGTTGCCGCCCGCGATGAAAGCGTGATGCGCCACTGCCTGGGCCGCGACATTCCAGTGATGGGCGTGATCGGCGGCGGCTACAGCAAAGACCGCCCGGCCCTGGCCCGCCGCCACGGCATCCTGCACCACAGCGCACAACGGGTGTGGGCGTCATCAGGTTGTCATTGA
- a CDS encoding GNAT family N-acetyltransferase, translated as MEPILELESARLVLRQWRDSDLTEFARMCADPQVMRYFPAKLSHLESAALIGRIRGHFAEYGFGFWALQRKDTGEFIGLTGLQNVNFEADFTPAVEIGWRLAREHWGLGYASEAAWTALRCGFDRLQLDEILSFTTEANLPSQKVMQAIGMHYDPQADFEHPKVAADDPLRHHVLYRITRAQWLDTLHG; from the coding sequence ATGGAGCCGATACTGGAATTGGAAAGCGCACGGCTGGTGCTGCGCCAATGGCGCGACAGCGACCTGACGGAGTTTGCACGCATGTGCGCCGACCCGCAGGTGATGCGTTATTTCCCGGCCAAGCTGAGCCACTTGGAAAGCGCGGCATTGATCGGCCGTATTCGCGGGCATTTTGCCGAATACGGCTTTGGCTTTTGGGCCTTGCAGCGCAAGGATACCGGCGAATTTATCGGCCTCACCGGGCTGCAAAACGTCAACTTCGAGGCCGATTTTACCCCGGCGGTAGAAATTGGCTGGCGCCTGGCCCGTGAGCATTGGGGTTTGGGTTACGCCAGTGAAGCGGCGTGGACCGCACTGCGCTGTGGTTTCGACCGCCTGCAGTTGGACGAGATTCTCTCCTTCACCACCGAAGCCAATCTGCCATCACAAAAAGTCATGCAGGCCATCGGTATGCATTACGATCCCCAGGCAGATTTTGAACACCCCAAGGTCGCAGCCGATGACCCGCTGCGCCATCATGTGTTGTACCGCATCACCCGCGCCCAATGGTTGGACACGCTGCATGGATAA
- the tesB gene encoding acyl-CoA thioesterase II, translating to MSQVLEDLVDLLTLEPIEENLFRGRSQDLGFRQLFGGQVLGQSLSAASQTVEEARHVHSLHGYFLRPGDAALPVVYSVDRVRDGGSFSTRRVTAIQKGNPIFTCTTSFQYDEEGFEHQTTMPVVVGPENLPSELELTKQRAHLIPEHMRDKLLCPKPIEVRPVTEKDPFNPQPSDPVKYVWFRADGALADSPALHKYLLAYASDFGLLTTSLLPHGKTVWQKDMQVASLDHALWFHADLRADDWLLYAMDSPWAGNSRGFSRGSVYNRAGQLVASVTQEGLIRHRKDWA from the coding sequence ATGAGCCAAGTTTTGGAAGATCTGGTGGACTTGCTGACCCTGGAGCCGATCGAGGAAAACCTCTTTCGCGGCCGCAGCCAGGACCTGGGTTTTCGCCAACTGTTCGGCGGCCAAGTGCTGGGCCAATCGCTGTCGGCCGCCAGCCAGACCGTAGAGGAAGCGCGCCACGTGCATTCCCTGCATGGCTATTTCCTGCGCCCTGGCGATGCAGCGCTACCCGTGGTGTATTCGGTGGACCGCGTGCGCGATGGCGGCAGTTTCAGCACGCGCCGCGTCACGGCGATCCAGAAAGGCAACCCGATTTTCACCTGCACCACCTCGTTCCAGTATGACGAGGAAGGCTTCGAGCACCAGACCACCATGCCCGTGGTGGTCGGCCCGGAAAACCTGCCGTCGGAGCTGGAACTGACCAAGCAACGTGCACACCTGATCCCCGAGCACATGCGCGACAAGCTGCTGTGCCCCAAGCCGATCGAAGTGCGCCCGGTGACCGAAAAAGACCCGTTCAACCCGCAGCCGTCCGATCCGGTCAAATACGTGTGGTTCCGTGCTGACGGCGCGCTGGCTGATTCGCCGGCGTTGCACAAATACCTGCTGGCTTACGCTTCGGACTTTGGCCTGCTGACCACTTCGCTGCTGCCCCACGGCAAAACGGTTTGGCAGAAAGACATGCAGGTCGCCAGCCTTGACCATGCGTTGTGGTTCCACGCCGACCTGCGCGCCGATGACTGGCTGCTCTACGCCATGGACAGCCCGTGGGCCGGTAATTCCCGTGGTTTCTCGCGGGGCAGCGTGTACAACCGCGCCGGGCAACTGGTGGCTTCGGTGACCCAGGAAGGGCTGATTCGTCATCGCAAGGATTGGGCATGA
- a CDS encoding HAD family hydrolase, giving the protein MSLSDVKHWVFDMDGTLTVAVHDFAAIRVALDIPPEDDILTHLAALPADVAAAKHAWLLEHERELAVGSVAAVGAVELVRELAGRGYHLGILTRNARELAHITLQAIGLADCFAVEDVLGRDDAPPKPDPGGLLKLATAWQVAPSAMVMVGDYRFDLDCGRAAGTRTVLVNLPENPWPELADWHAADCAALRRML; this is encoded by the coding sequence ATGAGCCTGTCGGACGTTAAACATTGGGTGTTTGATATGGACGGCACCCTCACGGTGGCCGTGCATGATTTTGCCGCGATTCGCGTGGCGCTTGATATTCCACCTGAAGACGACATTCTCACGCACTTGGCGGCATTGCCTGCGGATGTGGCAGCGGCCAAACATGCCTGGTTGCTTGAGCATGAGCGCGAGCTGGCCGTGGGTTCGGTTGCTGCTGTTGGCGCGGTGGAGTTGGTGCGCGAGCTGGCCGGGCGTGGTTATCATCTAGGCATCCTGACGCGCAATGCGCGCGAGTTGGCGCATATCACCCTGCAAGCGATTGGCCTGGCAGACTGCTTTGCCGTCGAGGATGTGCTGGGGCGTGATGATGCGCCGCCCAAGCCCGATCCGGGTGGGTTGCTGAAGTTGGCGACTGCCTGGCAGGTAGCGCCGAGCGCGATGGTGATGGTCGGGGATTACCGCTTTGACCTGGATTGCGGCCGAGCCGCGGGGACCAGGACTGTGTTGGTTAATCTACCGGAGAACCCGTGGCCGGAACTGGCGGATTGGCATGCGGCAGATTGTGCGGCGTTGCGCCGAATGCTCTAA